One Pirellulales bacterium genomic region harbors:
- the rpe gene encoding ribulose-phosphate 3-epimerase → MIELAPSILAADFTRLGQQVSDALACGVKRIHCDIMDGQFVPNISMGPLVVQAIKPIVAKMGAMIETHLMIEQPDRYIADFVQAGANLVTVHVETCPHLHRTLQQIRELGAQVGVALNPATPLVMLEEILGDVDLVLVMTVNPGFGGQEFIPESVDKIARLKKMLAASKSSGRSSSQSLDVHIEVDGGIHTGTIAAAEKAGATLAVCGTAVFNREASVADNIAALHKAASL, encoded by the coding sequence ATGATCGAACTTGCTCCTTCAATTCTCGCGGCCGATTTTACTCGCCTGGGCCAGCAAGTTTCCGACGCTTTGGCTTGCGGCGTGAAGCGGATTCATTGCGACATCATGGACGGGCAGTTCGTGCCCAACATTTCGATGGGGCCGTTGGTGGTGCAAGCGATTAAGCCGATTGTCGCCAAGATGGGTGCGATGATCGAAACGCACCTGATGATCGAGCAGCCGGATCGCTACATTGCCGATTTTGTGCAGGCCGGCGCGAATTTGGTAACCGTGCATGTAGAGACGTGTCCCCATTTGCACCGCACGCTGCAGCAAATTCGCGAATTGGGCGCACAGGTTGGCGTGGCGTTGAACCCGGCCACGCCGCTGGTAATGCTGGAAGAGATTTTGGGCGACGTCGATTTGGTATTGGTGATGACTGTCAATCCGGGCTTCGGCGGACAGGAGTTCATTCCCGAGAGCGTGGATAAAATTGCGCGGTTGAAAAAGATGCTGGCGGCGAGCAAATCGTCCGGCCGCAGCAGTTCGCAATCTCTTGACGTGCACATCGAAGTCGACGGCGGCATTCACACGGGCACGATTGCCGCGGCCGAGAAAGCCGGCGCAACATTGGCCGTGTGCGGCACCGCGGTCTTCAACCGCGAAGCCAGCGTGGCCGACAACATCGCAGCGCTACACAAAGCGGCGAGTTTGTAG